In Deinococcus humi, the genomic stretch CGCGCGGCGTTCCGCACTTTTTCCGGGTCCGGCTCCTGCGGAATATTCGGCGGTTGCGGCGCTCCCACCACGCTCACCCCGGTCTTGACGACGGGCAATTCCTGCTTCTCCACCCCGAAGGCAATGTTGTTGGCGATGCTGTCGCCGAACAGGAAGGGCTCCTGTGGCACCACCGCCACGGCGTCGTGCAGCAGCTTCAGGGGAATGACCCGCAGGTCGTGGCCGTCCAGCCGTACCACGCCGGAGGAGGGGTCCATGCTGCGCGTGATCAGCTGGCCCAGCACGGTCTTGCCACTGCCGGTGGGGCCGGTGATGCCCAGAAACGTTCCGGCGGGCACATGCAGATTGATGTTCTTCAGGACCTCACGGTTGCCATAGTTCAGGGACACGTTGTCAAAGCGCAAGTCGCCCGTCAGCGCGCGGATGCTGACGTCAGTGCGGCCCGGCACGTCCTGAACCTGAGCGCGGGCGTCGTACAGCTCACGCAGGCGCAGCCACGAGGCCAGTCCGCGCTGGGTCACGCCGGTGATCCAGCCGATCATCAGCATGGGAAAGGTCAGCCGTTCAAGGGTTCCCACGAACTGCACGAACATCCCCACCGTGAAAGCACCATTCGAGGTCAGGATCAGCCGCCCGCCGATCAGCAGGATCAGCGCGAAGGCCAGCCCCAGCAATAGGCTCATGAAGGAGCGCAGCGGGCCGTCCACCTTGGTCAGGGCGATGTTGCGCCGCAGCAGTTCCAGGTTCATGGCCTTGTACTCGCTGATCTCGCGGTCCTCAATGGCATAACCCTTGACCACCCGCGCGCCACTGAAATTCTCCTGCGCCTTCCCCGCAATCTTGCTGTTCTGCTCCTGCGCCAGCCGGTGGCGCACGTTGATCAGCCGGGCCAGGTAGGTCAAGATCCCCACGATCACGGGCACCACTGCCACCACAATCAGGGTCAGCTGCCAGGTCAGGCTGAACATCACCGCGAAGGCCGTGATAAAGCCCGACACGATATTCACGATTTGCCACGCGCCGAAGCCCAGCATTTCGCGCACGGCACTCAGATCGCCGGTCAGGCGGTTCATCAGATCGCCGGTGCTGGCGCGGTCGTAATATGGTTTGTCCAGGCCCTGCAGGTGGGCGAAGATATCGCGCCGCACCTCGTATTCGGTCTGGCGCGAGGCCACCACAATCAGGCGGCGCATGAACAGCATCAGCACGCCGGCCGTGGCGGCGGCACCCACAATCCCTAGCGCGTACCAACCGGCCTGCGCCAGCGTGATGCCAGCTGTGGCAGGATCGCCGTCCCGCGCCCCAGTCAGGCCATCAATGGTCAGGCGAATCAGGTAAAACGGCAACAGGTTGATGCTGTTGGCGAAGAT encodes the following:
- a CDS encoding ABC transporter ATP-binding protein; the encoded protein is MHQRQYLIGMVLVIFANSINLLPFYLIRLTIDGLTGARDGDPATAGITLAQAGWYALGIVGAAATAGVLMLFMRRLIVVASRQTEYEVRRDIFAHLQGLDKPYYDRASTGDLMNRLTGDLSAVREMLGFGAWQIVNIVSGFITAFAVMFSLTWQLTLIVVAVVPVIVGILTYLARLINVRHRLAQEQNSKIAGKAQENFSGARVVKGYAIEDREISEYKAMNLELLRRNIALTKVDGPLRSFMSLLLGLAFALILLIGGRLILTSNGAFTVGMFVQFVGTLERLTFPMLMIGWITGVTQRGLASWLRLRELYDARAQVQDVPGRTDVSIRALTGDLRFDNVSLNYGNREVLKNINLHVPAGTFLGITGPTGSGKTVLGQLITRSMDPSSGVVRLDGHDLRVIPLKLLHDAVAVVPQEPFLFGDSIANNIAFGVEKQELPVVKTGVSVVGAPQPPNIPQEPDPEKVRNAARLAGLLEDIESFPLGFETLLGERGVTLSGGQRQRTAIARAIVREPAILILDDSLSAVDTETERKILDGLREVSAGRTVILIAHRVSTLRHADSIVVLEEGRVTEQGSHDELLELNGHYAELERLQRLASDLDEDDNAISDPEAAADRLAARREAVRNGQQPNQGQPRQEALK